Proteins from a genomic interval of Oncorhynchus clarkii lewisi isolate Uvic-CL-2024 chromosome 13, UVic_Ocla_1.0, whole genome shotgun sequence:
- the LOC139423895 gene encoding somatotropin-2, with the protein MPVLLVSCFLGQGAAMENQRLFNIAVNRVQHLHLLAQKMFNDFEGTLLSDERRQLNKIFLLDFCNSDSIVSPIDKQETQKSSVLKLLHISFRLIESWEYPSQTLTISNSLMVRNSNQISEKLSDLKVGINLLIKGSQDGVLSLDDNDSQHLPPYGNYYQNLGGDGNVRRNYELLACFKKDMHKVETYLTVAKCRKSLEANCTL; encoded by the exons ATGCCAGTCTTACTGGTCAGTTGTTTCCTGGGTCAAGGGGCGGCGATGGAAAACCAACGGCTCTTCAACATCGCGGTCAACCGGGTGCAACACCTCCACCTATTGGCTCAGAAAATGTTCAACGACTTT GAAGGCACCCTGTTGTCTGATGAACGCAGACAGCTGAACAAGATATTCCTGCTGGACTTCTGTAACTCTGACTCCATCGTGAGCCCCATAGACAAGCAGGAGACTCAGAAGAGTTCA GTCCTGAAGCTGCTCCATATCTCTTTCCGCCTGATTGAATCCTGGGAGTACCCTAGCCAGACCCTGACCATCTCCAACAGCCTAATGGTCAGAAACTCCAACCAGATCTCTGAGAAGCTCAGCGACCTCAAAGTGGGCATCAACCTGCTCATCAAG GGGAGCCAGGATGGCGTACTGAGCCTGGATGACAATGACTCTCAGCATCTGCCCCCCTACGGGAACTACTACCAGAACTTGGGGGGCGACGGCAACGTCAGGAGGAACTACGAACTGTTGGCCTGCTTCAAGAAGGACATGCATAAG GTTGAGACCTACCTGACCGTCGCTAAGTGCAGGAAGTCACTGGAGGCCAACTGCACTCTGTAA
- the LOC139423897 gene encoding interferon alpha-3-like, with protein MAHQTITWMSTFLCLAQVFSMPMPCKLQQHLVGTTYILLRDMGGHFPLECLQENVFMAFPATAFASSGEPQLSSSGAKSIYETLKNIDTLFGTDELPTMWDQQKLEYFQNIIYRQIEESECMMGRVDTRDYLIRAKMLNTYFRNIAAVLKEKNFSYCAWEVVRKELLYTLEFILKHTSDSLLWSNRT; from the exons ATGGCACATCAGACTATCACTTGGATGAGCACCTTCCTCTGCCTCGCGCAAGTTTTCTCGATGCCCATGCCTTGCAAGCTACAACAACATCTTGTGGGAACAACCTACATTCTACTGAGAGACATG GGAGGTCATTTTCCACTGGAGTGCCTGCAGGAGAATGTCTTCATGGCATTCCCAGCCACTGCTTTCGCATCCTCCGGCGAGCCACAG CTGAGCAGCAGTGGTGCTAAGTCTATATATGAAACATTGAAGAACATCGACACATTGTTTGGAACTGACGAACTGCCGACAATGTGGGACCAACAGAAGTTGGAGTATTTTCAGAACATTATCTACCGTCAGATTGAAGAGAGCGAGTGT ATGATGGGGAGAGTGGACACACGTGATTATCTAATCAGGGCAAAGATGCTGAATACATACTTTAGGAACATCGCGGCTGTCCTAAAAGAAAAA AATTTCAGTTACTGCGCCTGGGAAGTGGTTCGAAAAGAACTCCTGTACACCCTAGAATTCATTCTGAAACACACCTCTGACAGCCTTCTGTGGTCCAACAGAACATGA